A single genomic interval of Ramlibacter pinisoli harbors:
- a CDS encoding (2Fe-2S)-binding protein, whose protein sequence is MHPATVTLQVNGQAHRLPVSGQASLLTVLRNDLGLNGPKYGCGLGECGSCTVLVDGIAARACAIPAGGVAGRAITTLEGLGTAAAPHPVQQAFIDAQAAQCGYCLNGMVLMTVALLARNPDPSEADIRRELSANLCRCGCHLEILEAVRLAARRLRA, encoded by the coding sequence ATGCACCCGGCCACGGTCACCCTCCAGGTCAACGGGCAGGCGCACCGGTTGCCGGTGTCCGGCCAGGCCTCGTTGCTGACCGTGCTGCGCAACGACCTGGGGCTCAACGGCCCCAAGTACGGCTGCGGCCTGGGCGAGTGCGGCTCCTGCACCGTGCTGGTCGACGGCATCGCCGCGCGCGCGTGCGCCATCCCGGCCGGCGGCGTGGCCGGCCGCGCCATCACCACCCTGGAAGGGCTGGGCACCGCCGCGGCGCCGCATCCGGTGCAGCAGGCCTTCATCGACGCCCAGGCGGCCCAGTGCGGCTATTGCCTCAATGGCATGGTCCTGATGACGGTGGCGCTGCTGGCGCGCAACCCCGACCCGAGCGAGGCCGACATCCGGCGCGAGCTGTCCGCCAACCTGTGCCGCTGCGGCTGCCACCTGGAAATCCTCGAGGCGGTGCGGCTGGCCGCGCGGCGGCTGCGGGCATGA
- the pncA gene encoding bifunctional nicotinamidase/pyrazinamidase, producing the protein MPSLERRTFLRHGALGLAASAVPFGPLFAAGKPDTGAKAALIVVDVQNCFVPGGTLPVGKGDEVVPIINKLAGSFENIVVTQDWHTPGHASFASSHPGKKPFETTKLSYGQQVLWPDHCVQGTDDAALHKDLKLPTAQLIVRKGYHKAMDSYSAFEEADHKSATGLGGYLKQRGIRTVYITGLATDFCVAWTAMDARKLGFETYVIEDATRAIDLNGSLAAAWKQMTSKGVKRIQSADVLG; encoded by the coding sequence ATGCCAAGCCTCGAACGAAGAACCTTCCTGCGCCACGGCGCACTCGGCCTCGCCGCATCCGCCGTCCCCTTCGGCCCGCTGTTCGCGGCGGGCAAGCCCGACACCGGAGCCAAGGCGGCCCTCATCGTGGTCGACGTGCAGAACTGCTTCGTGCCGGGCGGCACGCTGCCGGTGGGCAAGGGCGACGAGGTCGTGCCCATCATCAACAAGCTGGCCGGGTCGTTCGAGAACATCGTGGTCACGCAGGACTGGCACACGCCCGGCCACGCCTCGTTCGCCAGCAGCCATCCGGGCAAGAAGCCGTTCGAGACCACCAAGCTGTCGTACGGGCAGCAGGTGCTGTGGCCCGACCATTGCGTGCAGGGCACCGACGATGCGGCGCTGCACAAGGACCTGAAGCTGCCCACCGCCCAGCTGATCGTGCGCAAGGGCTACCACAAGGCCATGGACAGCTACTCCGCCTTCGAGGAGGCCGACCACAAGAGCGCCACCGGCCTGGGCGGCTACCTCAAGCAGCGCGGCATCCGCACGGTCTACATCACCGGGCTGGCCACCGATTTCTGCGTGGCCTGGACGGCGATGGATGCACGCAAGCTGGGCTTCGAGACCTATGTCATCGAGGACGCCACCCGCGCGATCGACCTGAACGGGTCGCTGGCGGCGGCCTGGAAGCAGATGACGTCCAAGGGCGTCAAGCGCATCCAGTCGGCCGACGTCCTGGGCTGA